The sequence CAGCATCAACACCCCGTTGGAGCTGGCTATCAGCAACCGCATCGATCGCTTCACCCTGGTCAGCGATGCGATCGATTGGGTGCCCAAACTGCGGAGCGTCGGCGCTCACTTCAAAGAAAAGATGCGCGATGCAATTCTCGATCACCTCGCCTACGCCCGTCGCCATGGAATCGACCCGCCCGAAATCAGGGAATGGAGGTGGCCTTTCTAGCGCTGCACTGGGATACAGGTCTGGATAGAGCTCAGTACGCTTAAAACGGCGCCTCGCGCAAAGGCTGGCTTGCCTCCTCAATCAGACACACCGGAATTGCTGACACGGCGCACCCCGCGCCTGCAGCCCGGGGCAGGTGCAAACCGGGAGATGTTGCGGGAGAACTGGAAGTTCCGCCGGTTAGGGCGTTCTGCACGAGGGCGGGCGGATGCTCTTGCTCGGAGCGCTCGGCTAGGCTGAACTCTAACGGGGATGGGCAGACTCGATAGCGCAACGACCCTCCCGGAGGTAGCGATTTGTATAGGCTGGGAGCACGTAACCAGAAGTGGTTCATCGCCTTTTTGCTGCTGGCACCGTGCGCCGTGGCGCCCGCCGCCTATGCGCAAAGCGCGGCGGCCCAGGGACACGCCCTTTACTCCTCCTTGTGTGCGCGCTGTCATGGTGTGGACCTCGACAATCCTCAGCCCAACACACCCGATCTCAAGAGCCTGAAGGCCGGACAGCACGATCTTTTTGTCACTATGGTCGAGAACGGCAAGGGCGAAATGCCGCCCTGGAAGGGATTGCTCTCGCCCATGCAAATCAGACAGATCTGGGCTTACGTACAGGCCAACGCCAAGTAGGTGAACAATCCGGTGACATCCGACGAGATCGAAAATTGGTGGCGTACCGCGATAACCCAGATCGAGCCGGGCGTGATTCGCCTGCGCGGCTATGCGATTGAGAATTT is a genomic window of Candidatus Binataceae bacterium containing:
- a CDS encoding cytochrome c; translation: MYRLGARNQKWFIAFLLLAPCAVAPAAYAQSAAAQGHALYSSLCARCHGVDLDNPQPNTPDLKSLKAGQHDLFVTMVENGKGEMPPWKGLLSPMQIRQIWAYVQANAK